In one Musa acuminata AAA Group cultivar baxijiao chromosome BXJ2-5, Cavendish_Baxijiao_AAA, whole genome shotgun sequence genomic region, the following are encoded:
- the LOC135612101 gene encoding protein RGF1 INDUCIBLE TRANSCRIPTION FACTOR 1-like, whose product MINVAIDQESPFRELNIKNRRVMGGGGGLEEEEEKWPPWLRPLLSTRFFVQCKLHADSHKSECNMYCLDCNSGALCSRCLSHHGGHRAIQIRRSSYHDVIRVSEIQKVLDITGVQTYIINSARVVFLNERPQPKPGKGVTNTCEVCNRNLLDSFRFCSLGCKIAGTASDYSRNRKNSKKKKKKSTAGSDSEESCTSASSGSDKSHDGTQSFTPSTPSPTAARLRSSKRRKGIPHRAPFGSLMLEF is encoded by the exons atGATCAATGTGGCGATCGATCAAGAATCTCCGTTTAGAGAGCTTAACATCAAGAACAGACGAGTGATG ggaggaggaggggggctggaggaggaggaggagaagtggccgccgtggctgcggccgctgcTGTCGACGCGCTTTTTCGTGCAATGCAAGCTGCACGCGGACTCCCACAAGAGCGAGTGTAACATGTACTGCCTCGACTGCAACAGCGGCGCCCTCTGTTCCCGGTGCCTCTCTCACCACGGCGGCCACCGAGCAATCCAG ATAAGGCGGTCTTCCTACCACGACGTGATCAGAGTCTCCGAGATCCAGAAAGTGTTGGACATCACTGGCGTGCAGACGTACATCATCAACAGCGCCCGCGTCGTCTTCCTTAACGAGCGCCCCCAGCCGAAGCCCGGCAAGGGCGTCACGAACACCTGCGAAGTCTGCAATCGGAACCTCCTCGACTCCTTCCGCTTCTGCTCCCTCGGCTGCAAG ATTGCCGGCACCGCCTCTGACTACAGCAGGAACAGAAAgaacagcaagaagaagaagaagaagtcaacTGCTGGATCAGACTCAGAGGAGTCTTGCACGAGTGCCAGTAGCGGCAGCGACAAGAGCCACGACGGCACACAGAGCTTCACTCCATCCACGCCCTCGccgaccgccgcccgcctccgcaGCTCCAAGAGGAGGAAGGGAATTCCCCACAGAGCTCCGTTTGGAAGCCTAATGCTGGAGTTCTAA